CTAAACAGGGGACTGATTCAGGCAATGTCCTTGCCGAAACAACCCCGAACCCGTTTGGGACACCCCGGTTCACTTCCGGAATGGAAATGCGTAACGTCACGGATTTGACTGCTGACAAAGTGGCTCAACCCAGTGAAAAAGAAGTTGTCAACGAATTCACCGGTGTCTTGGCACCCAATGAATCTGCTCAACTTGAAAAGCGCGTGATCATTGTGACTTCCAGAGATTATGATACTCAAGCTGCTTTAACTGACGCCATGCATCAATTAAGCGACAAGGTTGCCGGCCAGTCATACGATGAACTGCTTGAAGCTCATGAGCAGGTCTGGGCCGATCGCTGGAACAAATCTGACATCGTCATTGATGGTGACACCGAAGCCCAACAGGGAATCCGTTTCAACTTGTTCGAACTCTTCTCCACCTACTATGGTGAGGATTCACGCTTGAACATCGGCCCTAAAGGCTTCACTGGTGAGAAGTACGGTGGTGCTACCTACTGGGATACCGAGGCCTTTGCGGTGCCTGTCTACCTGGGAATTACCGATCCTAAGGTAACCCGCAACCTCTTGATGTATCGTTACAAGCAGTTGGACGGTGCGTACCATAACGCCAAGCAACAGGGGTTGAAGGGCGCCTTGTTCCCAATGGTGACTTTTGACGGAATCGAGTGTCATAATGAATGGGAAATTACCTTTGAAGAAATTCATCGAAATGGTGATATCGCCTTTGCCATCTATAATTACACCCGCTACACCGGCGACAAATCATATGTCCTTAACGAAGGCTCAAAAGTCCTGACCGAGATTTCACGTTTCTGGGCCGATCGGGTTCACTACAGTCAACGGAACCAGAATTACATGATTCATGGTGTGACTGGCCCCGACGAGTATGAGAACAACGTTGACAACAACTGGTATACCAATCTGCTGGCTCAGTGGACGTTAAAATACACCTTGGAAATTCTCAAAGAAGTTTCTCCTGAACAAGCTAAACAATTGAATGTCAGTGAAGATGAGAAGAAACATTGGCAAGACATTGTCGACAATATGTATCTGCCTTATGACAAGGATCTCAACATCTTTGTTCAACACGACGGCTTCCTCGACAAAGACCTCAAGCCAGTTTCAGAAATTCCTGCCGATCAATTACCATTGAACCAGAACTGGTCATGGGACAAGATTTTGCGGTCACCTTACATTAAGCAGGGTGATGTGCTGC
This genomic window from Lentilactobacillus buchneri contains:
- a CDS encoding glycoside hydrolase family 65 protein — protein: MKRTFEVTPWNIVTHDFKPEDKRLQESMTSLGNGYMGMRGFFEEDYSGDTLNGIYLGGVWYPDKTRVGWWKNGYPDYFGKVVNAVNFIKMHIKINGEAIDLAKDQFSDFELNLDMKKALLTRSFTVTKGDAKVAVEFVRFLSVAQPELSVQRVRVQNVGSNKVDLVIDSAIDGDVKNEDANYDERFWEVLSTKQGTDSGNVLAETTPNPFGTPRFTSGMEMRNVTDLTADKVAQPSEKEVVNEFTGVLAPNESAQLEKRVIIVTSRDYDTQAALTDAMHQLSDKVAGQSYDELLEAHEQVWADRWNKSDIVIDGDTEAQQGIRFNLFELFSTYYGEDSRLNIGPKGFTGEKYGGATYWDTEAFAVPVYLGITDPKVTRNLLMYRYKQLDGAYHNAKQQGLKGALFPMVTFDGIECHNEWEITFEEIHRNGDIAFAIYNYTRYTGDKSYVLNEGSKVLTEISRFWADRVHYSQRNQNYMIHGVTGPDEYENNVDNNWYTNLLAQWTLKYTLEILKEVSPEQAKQLNVSEDEKKHWQDIVDNMYLPYDKDLNIFVQHDGFLDKDLKPVSEIPADQLPLNQNWSWDKILRSPYIKQGDVLQGIWDFIDDFTPEQKKSNFDFYEQYTVHESSLSPAIYSVLAADLHYEDKAVELYERTARLDLDNYNNDTVDGLHITAMTGGWIAVVQGFAGMRVRDGKLHYAPFLPKKWSHYSFRQVFRDRLIEVDVDQDGSHFKLIDGEPITIDVAGKPVELSK